From a single Rutidosis leptorrhynchoides isolate AG116_Rl617_1_P2 chromosome 5, CSIRO_AGI_Rlap_v1, whole genome shotgun sequence genomic region:
- the LOC139848130 gene encoding putative glutaredoxin-C14, with product MHYQTESWGTYLPPPPPPTTTVNDPLHGMERLASENAVVIFSLKGCCMCHAIKRLFCGMGVNPIVYELDQQPLGKEMEKALVRLLGTNSPVPVVFIGGKLIGGMDRVMASHINGTLVPLLKEAGALWL from the coding sequence ATGCATTACCAAACCGAATCTTGGGGAACTTActtgccaccaccaccaccacctacaacCACCGTTAACGACCCGTTACATGGTATGGAACGGCTAGCTTCCGAGAACGCTGTCGTTATATTCAGTCTCAAAGGTTGTTGCATGTGTCATGCCATTAAAAGGCTCTTTTGTGGCATGGGGGTTAACCCAATTGTCTATGAGCTTGATCAACAACCTTTAGGGAAAGAAATGGAGAAAGCATTGGTGAGGCTGCTCGGTACTAATTCTCCGGTGCCGGTGGTCTTCATCGGCGGGAAACTTATCGGAGGAATGGATAGAGTTATGGCTTCTCATATTAATGGTACACTTGTTCCTCTTTTAAAAGAGGCAGGTGCACTTTGGCTTTAA